Proteins encoded by one window of Lacerta agilis isolate rLacAgi1 chromosome 11, rLacAgi1.pri, whole genome shotgun sequence:
- the RAB27B gene encoding ras-related protein Rab-27B: protein MTDGDYDYLIKLLALGDSGVGKTTFLYRYTDNKFNPKFITTVGIDFREKRVVYNSRGSNGSPGKAFKVHLQLWDTAGQERFRSLTTAFFRDAMGFLLMFDLTSQQSFLNVRNWMSQLQANAYCENPDIVLIGNKADLSDQREVNERQAKDLADKYGIPYFETSAATGQNVEKAVETLLDLIMKRMEQCVDKSQVSDTANGGNSGKLESAKSEEKKCAC, encoded by the exons ATGACTGATGGGGACTATGACTATCTGATCAAACTCCTTGCCCTCGGGGATTCTGGGGTTGGGAAGACCACGTTCCTGTACAGATACACCGACAACAAGTTCAACCCAAAATTCATCACCACAGTAGGAATTGACTTCCGGGAAAAGCGGGTG GTATACAACAGCCGGGGGTCAAATGGCTCTCCTGGGAAAGCCTTTAAGGTCCATCTTCAGCTCTGGGACACAGCCGGGCAAGAAAG ATTCAGAAGTCTCACGACAGCATTTTTCAGAGATGCCATGGGCTTCTTGTTAATGTTTGATCTCACCAGTCAACAGAGCTTCTTAAATGTCAGAAACTGGATGA gcCAACTGCAAGCAAACGCGTATTGTGAGAACCCGGACATTGTATTAATTGGAAATAAAGCTGACCTATCAGATCAGAGAGAGGTCAATGAGAGACAAGCGAAAGATCTAGCAGACAAATACGG CATCCCATACTTTGAAACAAGTGCAGCTACCGGccagaatgtggaaaaagctgtGGAAACTCTCTTGGACTTGATAATGAAACGTATGGAACAGTGTGTTGACAAGAGTCAAGTCTCAGACACAGCCAACGGAGGGAATTCAGGGAAGCTGGAATCAGCAAAATCAGAAGAGAAGAAATGTGCTTGTTGA